The Toxorhynchites rutilus septentrionalis strain SRP chromosome 3, ASM2978413v1, whole genome shotgun sequence genome includes a region encoding these proteins:
- the LOC129776827 gene encoding lipase member H-A isoform X2: MMKKVKNPRLWVGLRPTKAQLGTAKFMFFYGSKFDEHEVFDLDEAEKIVRHARFDPDKRTVMYFHGYIESPEVESVHVIVDAYQKRNDHNLIVLDWTQLADGNYLLEAVPNCRKLGHKLGSVLLAMIAAGLEADKLHLVGHSLGGQLAGYAGRTVISSSKKKIKLKRISALDPAFPPFYPGVIVTHLSDKDAEFVDVIHTDAWLYGAPVSTGTADFWPNNGKTLQPGCPKRNYKPLTDNDLCSHRRSWWFWAESVARASSFHSLRCKSWSDFKEGKVVRSSQMVHMGIDCSLDAKGDYYLQTNGSPPYSKGLAGTKYE; the protein is encoded by the exons GACTATGGGTTGGTCTGCGACCAACCAAAGCGCAACTGGGAACAGCAAAGTTCATGTTTTTCTACGG GTCCAAATTCGATGAACATGAGGTGTTCGATCTTGATGAAGCGGAGAAAATTGTACGTCACGCACGGTTCGATCCCGATAAGAGAACAGTTATGTACTTCCACGGATATATTGAGTCACCGGAAGTGGAGAGCGTGCACGTGATTGTGGACGCGTACCAGAAGCGCAACGATCACAACTTGATCGTGCTGGATTGGACACAACTGGCCGATGGAAACTATCTGCTGGAGGCAGTGCCGAACTGTAGAAAA CTAGGACACAAACTAGGGTCGGTGTTATTAGCTATGATCGCTGCCGGTTTGGAGGCTGACAAGCTGCATCTGGTGGGTCATTCACTAGGGGGTCAGCTAGCAGGTTACGCTGGACGAACTGTGATATCATCATCAAAAAAGAAGATCAAGCTAAAAAG GATTTCCGCACTGGATCCAGCCTTTCCACCGTTCTATCCCGGAGTTATTGTAACGCACCTGAGTGACAAAGATGCAGAATTCGTGGACGTCATTCACACAGATGCTTGGTTGTATGGGGCGCCAGTTAGTACTGGGACGGCAGATTTTTGGCCGAACAATGGCAAAACTCTCCAGCCAGGATGTCCCAAAAGAAACTACAAGCCACTAACAGATAATG ACCTCTGTAGTCACCGCCGCTCGTGGTGGTTTTGGGCAGAAAGTGTAGCCAGAGCATCGTCTTTCCACTCGCTGCGATGCAAGAGCTGGAGCGATTTCAAGGAAGGAAAAGTGGTCCGATCATCCCAGATGGTGCACATGGGCATTGATTGTAGTTTAGA CGCGAAGGGTGATTACTATCTGCAGACAAATGGGAGTCCGCCCTATTCCAAGGGTCTGGCCGGAACAAAGTACGAATAG
- the LOC129776827 gene encoding lipase member H-A isoform X1 translates to MGFTKKFVIVSSTLVLVIGLWVGLRPTKAQLGTAKFMFFYGSKFDEHEVFDLDEAEKIVRHARFDPDKRTVMYFHGYIESPEVESVHVIVDAYQKRNDHNLIVLDWTQLADGNYLLEAVPNCRKLGHKLGSVLLAMIAAGLEADKLHLVGHSLGGQLAGYAGRTVISSSKKKIKLKRISALDPAFPPFYPGVIVTHLSDKDAEFVDVIHTDAWLYGAPVSTGTADFWPNNGKTLQPGCPKRNYKPLTDNDLCSHRRSWWFWAESVARASSFHSLRCKSWSDFKEGKVVRSSQMVHMGIDCSLDAKGDYYLQTNGSPPYSKGLAGTKYE, encoded by the exons GACTATGGGTTGGTCTGCGACCAACCAAAGCGCAACTGGGAACAGCAAAGTTCATGTTTTTCTACGG GTCCAAATTCGATGAACATGAGGTGTTCGATCTTGATGAAGCGGAGAAAATTGTACGTCACGCACGGTTCGATCCCGATAAGAGAACAGTTATGTACTTCCACGGATATATTGAGTCACCGGAAGTGGAGAGCGTGCACGTGATTGTGGACGCGTACCAGAAGCGCAACGATCACAACTTGATCGTGCTGGATTGGACACAACTGGCCGATGGAAACTATCTGCTGGAGGCAGTGCCGAACTGTAGAAAA CTAGGACACAAACTAGGGTCGGTGTTATTAGCTATGATCGCTGCCGGTTTGGAGGCTGACAAGCTGCATCTGGTGGGTCATTCACTAGGGGGTCAGCTAGCAGGTTACGCTGGACGAACTGTGATATCATCATCAAAAAAGAAGATCAAGCTAAAAAG GATTTCCGCACTGGATCCAGCCTTTCCACCGTTCTATCCCGGAGTTATTGTAACGCACCTGAGTGACAAAGATGCAGAATTCGTGGACGTCATTCACACAGATGCTTGGTTGTATGGGGCGCCAGTTAGTACTGGGACGGCAGATTTTTGGCCGAACAATGGCAAAACTCTCCAGCCAGGATGTCCCAAAAGAAACTACAAGCCACTAACAGATAATG ACCTCTGTAGTCACCGCCGCTCGTGGTGGTTTTGGGCAGAAAGTGTAGCCAGAGCATCGTCTTTCCACTCGCTGCGATGCAAGAGCTGGAGCGATTTCAAGGAAGGAAAAGTGGTCCGATCATCCCAGATGGTGCACATGGGCATTGATTGTAGTTTAGA CGCGAAGGGTGATTACTATCTGCAGACAAATGGGAGTCCGCCCTATTCCAAGGGTCTGGCCGGAACAAAGTACGAATAG